A window from Podospora bellae-mahoneyi strain CBS 112042 chromosome 1 map unlocalized CBS112042p_1.3, whole genome shotgun sequence encodes these proteins:
- a CDS encoding uncharacterized protein (EggNog:ENOG503NW4V; CAZy:AA9; COG:G) — translation MVSRRVLDIRESIRRQPSSHHDASWTCQAARKTAPSSLPPSPTITMHFSVAGIALWALAATQGVEAHYRYSKLIVNGRVTNDWEYVRENSNFIMPTKQFLQPSDDFRCNSGSFANAGRTKVHKVNPGDSIGFRLWNGGKILHPGPTTIHMSRAPGDVRQYRGDGDWFKVQETLICRAPGRYLADTDWCSWDQPDQTFTLPRDTPPGQYLVRVEHIALHGAQSGDTEFYFTCAQIEVGGNGNGRPGPLVKIPGLYNSNDPALRFWIYGVPSYPYTRVGQHAVWTGGQYGGGGGGGSPAPAPSPAPGNGGGTVPLWGQCGGEGYTGPTRCAEGTCKVSNQWYSQCVN, via the exons ATGGTATCACGACGTGTGCTGGACATAAGAGAAAGTATAAGACGCCAACCTTCCTCGCATCATGATGCCTCCTGGACGTGCCAGGCAGCCAGGAAAACAGCGCCTTCGTCGCTTCCTCCGTctccaaccatcaccatgcaTTTCAGCGTTGCTGGCATTGCCCTCTGGGCCCTTGCGGCCACACAGGGTGTCGAGGCTCACTACCGCTACAGCAAGCTCATCGTCAACGGCAGGGTGACCAACGACTGGGAGTACGTCCGCGAGAACAGCAACTTCATCATGCCCACCAAGCAGTTCCTCCAGCCCAGCGATGACTTCCGCTGCAACTCGGGGTCCTTCGCCAACGCGGGCAGGACCAAAGTCCACAAGGTCAACCCAGGCGACAGCATCGGGTTCCGCCTGTGGAACGGCGGCAAGATTCTCCACCCCGGACCTACCACCATCCACATGTCCCGGGCTCCCGGTGACGTGCGCCAGTACAGAGGCGATGGCGATTGGTTCAAGGTTCAGGAGACTCTGATCTGCAGAGCCCCCGGCCGCTACCTCGCCGACACCGACTGGTGCTCCTGGGATCAGCCCGACCAGACCTTCACCCTTCCTCGCGATACCCCTCCTGGCCAGTATCTCGTCCGCGTTGAGCACATCGCCCTGCACGGCGCCCAGAGCGGAGACACCGAGTTCTATT TCACTTGCGCCCAAATCGAAGTcggcggcaacggcaacggccgCCCCGGCCCCTTGGTCAAAATCCCCGGTCTGTACAACTCCAACGACCCGGCCCTCCGTTTCTGGATCTATGGCGTTCCATCCTACCCCTATACCCGCGTCGGGCAGCACGCCGTTTGGACTGGTGGCCAgtatggcggcggcggcggcggtggctcTCCCGCCCCTGCGCCCTCGCCCGCTCccggcaacggcggcggcaccgtTCCTCTTTGGGGA